The stretch of DNA GCGGCACTCGCCGCCGAGCACGCGGCCGTGTACGGGTACGGCGTCGTCGGGGGCCGGATCGGCGAGAGCCGGCGGGCCGAGGCGCGGTCGGCGTACGACGCCCACCGGGCGCGGCGGGACGCGCTGGCGCGCGAGGTGCGGGATCTGGGCGGGCAACCGGTGGCCGCGGCGGCCGCCTACACGCTGCCGTTCCCGGTGCCGGACTCCGCGGCGGCGGTACGGTTCGCCGCCGAGCTGGAGGAACTCGTGGCCGGGGTGTACTCCGACCTGGTCCGGGCGGCCGGGGGCGCGCGACGGCGCGAGGCAGCCGGGGCGCTGCGCGAGGCGGCGGTCCGGGCG from Streptomyces sp. 6-11-2 encodes:
- a CDS encoding ferritin-like domain-containing protein, producing the protein MSQVTDRRRLEALQAALAAEHAAVYGYGVVGGRIGESRRAEARSAYDAHRARRDALAREVRDLGGQPVAAAAAYTLPFPVPDSAAAVRFAAELEELVAGVYSDLVRAAGGARRREAAGALREAAVRAVRWRGGSVAFPGLAERAGAAGTPTASTAPTP